In Ascaphus truei isolate aAscTru1 chromosome 7, aAscTru1.hap1, whole genome shotgun sequence, one genomic interval encodes:
- the LOC142498909 gene encoding cathepsin S-like, which yields MNSLMCILLAASAIASVHALVDPTLDSHWQLWKKSFTKLYSNEKEDIRKRVIWEKNLKFVTLHNLEHSMGIHSYDLGMNHLGDMTSDEVMSVVTGLQVPLRGEWKSSSNEWNSTQNVNKKRKLPASVDWREKGCVTEVKNQGKCGSSWAFSAVGALEGQLQRKTGKLVSLSPQNLVDCSSKYGNNGCSGGFMTNAFRYIIDNNGINSDSSYPYQAKADTCHYNSSAKAATCSMYMKIVPRTEKVLKRALAIVGPISVAIDASRPTFSLYKSGVYNDEFCGKVVNHAVLAVGYGSLNGQDYWLLKNSWGVKYGDEGYIRIARNQGNLCSVATYASFPQL from the exons ATGAATTCCTTGATGTGCATCTTGTTAGCCGCCTCTGCAATCGCATCGGTACACGCCCTCGTTGACCCTACACTAGATAGCCATTGGCAGTTATGGAAGAAAAGCTTCACCAAGCTGTATTCAAACGAG AAAGAAGACATCAGGAAACGGGTCATATGGGAAAAAAATCTGAAGTTTGTGACGCTACATAACCTTGAGCACTCCATGGGAATTCATTCTTACGATCTGGGGATGAACCATCTTGGAGACATG ACTAGCGATGAGGTGATGTCAGTGGTAACTGGTTTACAAGTACCTCTCCGGGGTGAGTGGAAAAGCAGTAGTAATGAGTGGAACAGTACTCAGAATgttaataagaaaagaaaatTGCCCGCCTCTGTGGACTGGAGGGAGAAAGGATGTGTCACTGAAGTCAAAAACCAG GGTAAGTGTGGTTCTTCCTGGGCTTTCAGTGCGGTGGGTGCCCTAGAGGGACAGCTGCAACGGAAGACCGGCAAACTGGTCTCTCTCAGTCCCCAAAACCTTGTGGACTGTTCTTCAAAGTATGGCAACAACGGCTGCAGTGGGGGCTTCATGACAAATGCCTTCCGATATATTATTGACAATAACGGCATTAATTCTGATAGCTCATACCCTTATCAAGCCAAG GCTGACACATGTCATTATAACTCGAGTGCCAAAGCTGCCACATGCTCCATGTACATGAAGATTGTGCCACGCACAGAGAAAGTTCTTAAGAGGGCCTTGGCTATTGTCGGACCAATATCTGTAGCCATAGATGCTTCTCGCCCCACATTTTCCTTGTATAAAAGCG GTGTCTACAATGATGAATTCTGCGGTAAAGTCGTAAATCATGCAGTCCTTGCAGTAGGCTATGGCAGCCTTAACGGACAAGACTATTGGCTTTTAAAAAACAG CTGGGGTGTAAAGTATGGAGACGAAGGTTACATTCGCATCGCGAGAAAccaaggaaatctctgcagtgtGGCGACTTACGCGTCCTTTCCACAACTGTGA